The following are encoded together in the Tamandua tetradactyla isolate mTamTet1 chromosome 14, mTamTet1.pri, whole genome shotgun sequence genome:
- the PCLAF gene encoding PCNA-associated factor isoform X3, with product MDCSATHGASRLSLVDTSDWSGGVGAEPIGAAARERRWRAREGDQYKRWREIRFLVPYSVKYQRLASQFIALISRLNMVRTKADSVPGAYRKVVASRAPRKVLGSSNSATNSTSLSSRKAENKYAGGNPVCVRPTPKWQKGIGEFFGLSPKDSEKENLIPEEAGTSGLGKAKRKKC from the exons ATGGACTGCTCGGCGACGCATGGTGCGTCGCGACTGTCACTGGTGGACACTAGCGATTGGTCCGGGGGTGTCGGAGCGGAACCAATAGGAGCGGCGGCTAGAGAGAGGCGGTGGAGAGCGCGGGAAGGAGACCAATATAAACGGTGGCGGGAGATTCGTTTTCTGGTCCCTTATTCTGTAAAATACCAACGGCTGGCAAGTCAGTTCATTGCTCTCATCTCTCGTTTGAACATGGTGCGGACTAAAGCAGACAGTGTCCCAGGCGCCTACCGAAAAG TGGTGGCTTCTCGAGCCCCCAGGAAGGTGCTTGGTTCCTCCAACTCTGCCACTAACTCCACGTCGCTTTCGTCGCGGAAAG CCGAAAATAAATATGCAGGAGGGAATCCAGTTTGTGTGCGCCCAACTCCAAAATGGCAAAAAGGAATTGGAGAATTCTTCGGGCTGTCCCCTAAAGATTCCGAAAAAGAGAATCTGATTCCTGAAGAGGCAGGAACCAGTGGCTtaggaaaagcaaagagaaa AAAATGTTGA
- the PCLAF gene encoding PCNA-associated factor isoform X2 has protein sequence MDCSATHGASRLSLVDTSDWSGGVGAEPIGAAARERRWRAREGDQYKRWREIRFLVPYSVKYQRLASQFIALISRLNMVRTKADSVPGAYRKVVASRAPRKVLGSSNSATNSTSLSSRKAENKYAGGNPVCVRPTPKWQKGIGEFFGLSPKDSEKENLIPEEAGTSGLGKAKRKKFNEELSVI, from the exons ATGGACTGCTCGGCGACGCATGGTGCGTCGCGACTGTCACTGGTGGACACTAGCGATTGGTCCGGGGGTGTCGGAGCGGAACCAATAGGAGCGGCGGCTAGAGAGAGGCGGTGGAGAGCGCGGGAAGGAGACCAATATAAACGGTGGCGGGAGATTCGTTTTCTGGTCCCTTATTCTGTAAAATACCAACGGCTGGCAAGTCAGTTCATTGCTCTCATCTCTCGTTTGAACATGGTGCGGACTAAAGCAGACAGTGTCCCAGGCGCCTACCGAAAAG TGGTGGCTTCTCGAGCCCCCAGGAAGGTGCTTGGTTCCTCCAACTCTGCCACTAACTCCACGTCGCTTTCGTCGCGGAAAG CCGAAAATAAATATGCAGGAGGGAATCCAGTTTGTGTGCGCCCAACTCCAAAATGGCAAAAAGGAATTGGAGAATTCTTCGGGCTGTCCCCTAAAGATTCCGAAAAAGAGAATCTGATTCCTGAAGAGGCAGGAACCAGTGGCTtaggaaaagcaaagagaaa
- the PCLAF gene encoding PCNA-associated factor isoform X1 — translation MDCSATHGASRLSLVDTSDWSGGVGAEPIGAAARERRWRAREGDQYKRWREIRFLVPYSVKYQRLASQFIALISRLNMVRTKADSVPGAYRKVVASRAPRKVLGSSNSATNSTSLSSRKAENKYAGGNPVCVRPTPKWQKGIGEFFGLSPKDSEKENLIPEEAGTSGLGKAKRKACPLQPDHTDDEKE, via the exons ATGGACTGCTCGGCGACGCATGGTGCGTCGCGACTGTCACTGGTGGACACTAGCGATTGGTCCGGGGGTGTCGGAGCGGAACCAATAGGAGCGGCGGCTAGAGAGAGGCGGTGGAGAGCGCGGGAAGGAGACCAATATAAACGGTGGCGGGAGATTCGTTTTCTGGTCCCTTATTCTGTAAAATACCAACGGCTGGCAAGTCAGTTCATTGCTCTCATCTCTCGTTTGAACATGGTGCGGACTAAAGCAGACAGTGTCCCAGGCGCCTACCGAAAAG TGGTGGCTTCTCGAGCCCCCAGGAAGGTGCTTGGTTCCTCCAACTCTGCCACTAACTCCACGTCGCTTTCGTCGCGGAAAG CCGAAAATAAATATGCAGGAGGGAATCCAGTTTGTGTGCGCCCAACTCCAAAATGGCAAAAAGGAATTGGAGAATTCTTCGGGCTGTCCCCTAAAGATTCCGAAAAAGAGAATCTGATTCCTGAAGAGGCAGGAACCAGTGGCTtaggaaaagcaaagagaaa